One Ahaetulla prasina isolate Xishuangbanna chromosome 17, ASM2864084v1, whole genome shotgun sequence genomic window carries:
- the LOC131186813 gene encoding cornifin-A-like: MASSQHQHQRKQAPTLPPEVCKTAPCPPEQQCKQPIIVDVPTPHVPEPKPCPPQEPPVVVIPCPEPKPCPPKEPPCKEPPVVVIPCPEPKPCPPKEPPCKEPPAPTPHPPQEEQCCQQKSQSKEPPVIPTPCPEPKSPQEPPCKEPPAPTPCSPKEPEPCPPKEPTPDCQQKTQSKQPPTPCPEPKPCPPKEPPCKEPPVVVIPTPCPEPKPCPPKEPPCKEPPLCDQQQQQKKQPCSWPPQNK, from the coding sequence ATGGCGTCTTCCCAGCACCAGCACCAACGCAAGCAAGCTCCCACTTTGCCACCTGAAGTCTGCAAGACAGCGCCGTGCCCACCGGAGCAGCAATGCAAGCAACCCATAATTGTGGACGTGCCAACTCCACATGTGCCAGAGCCTAAGCCGTGTCCCCCACAGGAGCCGCCGGTGGTGGTCATCCCGTGTCCAGAGCCTAAGCCCTGTCCTCCAAAGGAGCCTCCGTGCAAGGAGCCACCGGTGGTGGTCATCCCGTGTCCAGAGCCTAAGCCCTGTCCTCCAAAGGAGCCTCCGTGCAAGGAGCCACCAGCTCCAACCCCACATCCTCCGCAGGAGGAACAGTGTTGTCAACAGAAATCTCAAAGCAAGGAGCCACCAGTCATCCCAACTCCATGCCCGGAGCCCAAATCACCACAAGAGCCTCCATGCAAAGAGCCACCAGCACCAACTCCATGTTCTCCTAAAGAACCAGAACCGTGTCCTCCAAAGGAGCCAACTCCAGATTGCCAACAGAAGACTCAAAGCAAGCAGCCTCCAACTCCGTGCCCGGAACCCAAGCCGTGTCCTCCAAAAGAACCTCCATGCAAGGAGCCACCAGTCGTGGTCATCCCAACTCCGTGCCCGGAACCCAAGCCGTGTCCTCCAAAAGAACCTCCATGCAAGGAGCCGCCTCTCTgtgaccagcagcagcagcagaagaagcAGCCGTGTTCATGGCCGCCCCAGAATAAATGA